A genome region from Fervidobacterium changbaicum includes the following:
- a CDS encoding MarR family winged helix-turn-helix transcriptional regulator produces the protein MFSDSTITENETRRDLPAHLEQLLRTICFRIRVQGREALKNYSITAAQFDLLQRVYFNGPQTMTKLSQSLGIAKSTTSGLVTRLVRDGFLDRRRDETDRRVFTVAITPLGEQVIKSVIEMRVRYVEEVIKQIPEEKITLVHNALDILYEVMSPKQH, from the coding sequence ATGTTTTCAGATAGCACCATTACAGAAAATGAGACAAGAAGAGACTTACCGGCTCATCTTGAGCAACTTTTGAGGACTATCTGTTTTAGAATACGTGTTCAAGGGCGTGAAGCTCTGAAGAACTACAGCATCACTGCCGCACAATTTGACCTACTACAACGGGTTTATTTCAACGGGCCTCAAACAATGACAAAATTAAGCCAGTCTTTGGGTATTGCAAAAAGTACAACCAGTGGCCTTGTAACGAGATTGGTGAGAGATGGTTTCTTGGATAGAAGAAGAGATGAAACAGACAGAAGAGTATTCACAGTAGCTATCACTCCTCTAGGAGAACAGGTGATAAAATCCGTTATAGAAATGAGAGTTAGATATGTGGAAGAGGTTATAAAGCAAATACCTGAAGAAAAAATCACTTTAGTACACAATGCCTTAGATATACTTTATGAAGTTATGAGCCCAAAGCAACACTGA
- a CDS encoding aminopeptidase, whose translation MGMNELVWKKRTREEVEHFSAKYKEFIEYAKTERLAIEYFERVLLDNGYIPLEKYTGKEEKLFYVNRGKSLVAINGKILNGINFVAAHVDAPRIDLKPNPLYEDSGIALAKTHYYGGVKKYQWLSLPLALVGVVVKENGEKINVCIGCNENDPVLVLPDLLPHLDKEDKKVSEQFKAERMNVVLGSIPLEGEEKEPVKKYILNLLKEKYSIEEEDFVSADLELVPALKPRDVGIDGSFIGAYGHDDRICAFEGVMALLHAQPKNRAIGVILFDREEIGSEGDAGAQARFYRAFLRKILSVDGFSDTERMLDEIIDKSTVLSADVTALFDPSYPDVHDKQNVAKAGYGVALVKYTGRGGKSGASEAHAELVGKVRGILNKNGISWQVSLLGKVDVGGGGTVAKFLAKEGFDTIDIGPGLMSMHAPFELVSKADLYETYLAFKVLIEEL comes from the coding sequence ATGGGGATGAACGAGCTGGTCTGGAAAAAACGAACAAGAGAAGAGGTCGAACATTTTTCCGCTAAGTACAAAGAGTTTATCGAGTATGCGAAAACAGAAAGATTAGCCATTGAGTATTTTGAAAGAGTGCTTTTGGATAATGGTTACATCCCGCTAGAAAAGTATACAGGTAAAGAAGAGAAATTGTTCTACGTAAACCGGGGCAAATCATTGGTTGCGATTAATGGAAAGATTTTGAACGGTATCAATTTTGTTGCTGCACATGTTGATGCTCCAAGGATTGACTTAAAACCAAATCCATTGTATGAAGACTCTGGAATCGCTCTAGCAAAAACGCACTATTATGGTGGCGTGAAAAAATATCAATGGTTAAGTCTACCTCTGGCACTTGTAGGCGTTGTTGTAAAAGAAAACGGTGAAAAGATAAATGTCTGCATAGGTTGTAATGAAAATGATCCTGTGTTGGTCCTTCCCGACCTACTTCCACATTTGGACAAAGAAGACAAAAAAGTAAGCGAACAATTTAAAGCAGAAAGGATGAATGTGGTACTTGGTTCAATTCCACTTGAAGGTGAAGAAAAAGAGCCTGTTAAGAAATATATCCTGAATCTCTTAAAAGAAAAATACAGTATTGAGGAAGAAGATTTCGTAAGTGCAGATTTGGAGCTTGTTCCAGCTTTGAAACCAAGAGATGTAGGAATTGACGGTAGCTTCATCGGAGCGTATGGTCATGATGATAGAATATGTGCATTCGAAGGTGTTATGGCGTTATTACATGCGCAACCAAAGAATAGAGCTATCGGTGTTATATTGTTCGATAGGGAAGAAATCGGTAGCGAAGGAGATGCAGGGGCCCAAGCAAGATTTTACAGGGCGTTCTTGAGAAAAATACTCTCAGTTGACGGATTCAGCGACACTGAGAGAATGCTCGATGAAATTATAGATAAATCAACCGTTCTTTCAGCTGACGTGACTGCCCTTTTTGATCCATCTTACCCGGATGTCCATGACAAACAGAACGTGGCTAAGGCAGGATACGGTGTCGCTTTGGTAAAATATACCGGTAGGGGAGGAAAAAGTGGGGCAAGCGAAGCTCACGCTGAGTTGGTAGGTAAGGTTAGAGGCATTCTTAATAAGAACGGGATATCATGGCAAGTAAGCCTGCTGGGCAAGGTTGATGTTGGAGGCGGAGGAACGGTAGCAAAATTCCTTGCAAAGGAAGGATTTGATACAATTGATATTGGACCAGGGTTAATGAGTATGCATGCACCATTCGAACTTGTTTCAAAAGCTGACCTTTACGAGACCTACCTTGCATTCAAAGTTCTTATCGAAGAACTATAA
- a CDS encoding diguanylate cyclase translates to MEILEYLGDTYWSSDYLVEINGYKKIAKFVDKKLIHNRAEVILRSDLARSISGILVPEDFYFEERERDIFVYDISSYKTINQITQEHLQIIVPQLFSILKTVLHIPKLYIPYIGLDDIIVADDEVRIFLPLIQSLESVHQMSERWKIFIAPEFYKGESSDKSTIYVFGKLIYELINNSEVKKVVEPMIVEDVSKREFTEEIPFHNVLPSKKILTVRRIVRDEEKELIDFISNPGKKENFIGVIGPQRVGKTTTIENLQNYFRQSGIPFLHVMNASDLIAQTLQISSERIPDSLLTRLTYCLENVCSIDTISVDVVEALSYLDKVIIFVDDYHEASELLRAFLRRIATLETSGKIKILAFSVEDSEDFEVRFELKPFTKDMIRRLLNESFSKVENEDILVDWLYGASGGLPGLIVENLRYLYENEILTKVQDQFVCDVERLVELNIETAFVDRIRKYEHASTKYLAILGQKFTLDEVKHLEEFLGIEISLQELFEDGILYREYSKIRFTLRHYWQIMHEAIPVDERLELHKRLAAITNDFEKKAWHLELSGNKISAAVAYLKYANEMLNYYASPSVIHSILQKAKRLINSRESYAFLKLTLELFERTEDKTYAEDIEIPDKNIYTYLKARYYYLLYDYDQAIEILKNSKIDLGPFGNLRREFLLMSSEVAQSSKRNEYYERVKQILENLDETNPVHVRLIVDIYIFISFIARSSSSRVIEYLRKAEKLALDYNIAHKLPSIYNNLALGVTNTTISMEYLQRAVEVAERIGLPARSYLARLNMLSHALYAGRIKDFLVGMAELMPKLEMLGLRDEIIFANTIEAFYHSYNFELENALEHLESVGKRFGVDMSAEVLSVYFLSRNLDKAKELIPKVLESEQFGEDTKEIVRVISSLESGEFPEKWKRYRDSGGKYFREEMAAVLGEELAKSVPDAFKEELEYLETNYVLDGSLLSLAMVYEGYGHYYKVLGNEYKSRSYYSKALTLYKDIGMENAAKSLSKIYNIESEESEKRVSSKQLIALSYDLLSSLKAIDPKTEPERLLNFFSAKILSVIPARTILLKVYDSVLDKAFETAIGVSEGEKPSKETFSTIPLEIYLIDNVDQSASYELWLSNPKARFSEDYKKELLPILQLLEYSFIAVMKGTLTWLRSLIDPLTKLYTRYHFSELLEHHFNKAVSENGELCVVMCDIDNFKNINDTYGHLTGDEVLKEVARILRDNVRSTDVVARFGGEEFVLLFPSTGREEALIVVERLRRLTRDITKFPFKITLSYGVAVYPLCKVNNPEELIQKADVALYHAKNTGKDKIVLYSEGMTGGLHA, encoded by the coding sequence GTGGAGATATTGGAATATCTAGGGGATACGTACTGGAGTAGTGATTACCTTGTTGAAATAAACGGATACAAAAAAATTGCCAAATTTGTCGATAAGAAATTGATTCACAATCGAGCTGAGGTCATTTTACGTTCAGATTTGGCGCGAAGTATCAGTGGAATTTTGGTTCCAGAAGATTTTTACTTTGAGGAGCGTGAGAGAGATATTTTCGTGTACGATATATCATCTTACAAAACAATTAATCAGATTACTCAAGAACACCTTCAGATAATTGTTCCGCAGTTATTCTCTATTTTAAAAACAGTTTTGCATATTCCAAAGCTTTACATCCCATACATTGGCTTGGATGATATTATAGTAGCGGATGACGAAGTGAGAATCTTTCTTCCTTTGATACAGTCTTTAGAAAGTGTACACCAGATGAGCGAAAGGTGGAAAATTTTCATAGCTCCAGAATTTTACAAGGGTGAGAGCTCAGACAAATCAACGATCTATGTTTTTGGAAAATTGATTTACGAATTAATCAACAACTCTGAAGTTAAAAAAGTAGTTGAACCAATGATAGTAGAAGACGTATCCAAAAGAGAATTCACCGAGGAAATTCCCTTCCACAACGTTCTACCTTCAAAAAAGATACTGACTGTAAGAAGGATAGTGAGAGATGAGGAAAAGGAACTAATAGATTTTATTAGTAATCCTGGAAAAAAGGAAAACTTCATAGGTGTGATAGGTCCTCAGAGAGTTGGTAAAACAACCACAATAGAAAATCTCCAAAACTACTTCAGGCAAAGTGGGATACCTTTTCTCCATGTTATGAATGCTTCAGATTTGATTGCTCAGACGTTGCAAATCTCGTCGGAACGTATACCTGATAGTCTACTGACACGTCTAACTTATTGTTTAGAGAATGTTTGTTCGATCGACACAATCAGCGTAGATGTGGTAGAGGCGTTGAGCTATCTGGATAAAGTTATTATTTTTGTTGATGATTACCACGAAGCCTCTGAGTTATTAAGAGCGTTCCTAAGAAGAATTGCAACATTAGAAACTTCAGGGAAGATAAAAATTTTGGCATTTTCAGTAGAAGATTCGGAGGATTTTGAAGTAAGATTTGAACTCAAACCGTTCACCAAGGATATGATAAGAAGACTTTTGAATGAGTCTTTCTCAAAGGTGGAAAATGAAGATATCCTTGTTGATTGGCTGTACGGAGCCAGTGGAGGACTACCAGGATTGATTGTGGAAAATTTAAGATATCTCTATGAAAATGAAATATTAACAAAAGTTCAAGACCAATTTGTGTGCGATGTAGAAAGGTTGGTGGAACTTAACATCGAAACTGCGTTCGTTGATCGAATACGTAAGTACGAACATGCATCGACAAAGTACCTTGCGATACTGGGACAAAAATTTACACTGGATGAAGTAAAGCATTTGGAAGAATTCTTAGGTATCGAAATAAGCTTACAGGAACTCTTTGAAGATGGCATACTTTACAGGGAATACAGCAAGATACGTTTCACGCTGAGACATTACTGGCAAATTATGCACGAAGCTATTCCCGTGGATGAAAGATTGGAGCTACACAAGAGGTTAGCTGCAATAACCAATGACTTTGAAAAGAAGGCTTGGCATTTAGAATTGTCAGGAAACAAAATATCAGCAGCTGTAGCTTATCTTAAGTATGCCAACGAAATGCTTAATTATTATGCTTCTCCTTCTGTGATACACAGCATTTTACAAAAAGCCAAAAGGTTGATTAATTCACGAGAATCATACGCTTTTCTCAAGCTAACATTGGAATTATTCGAAAGAACAGAAGACAAAACTTATGCAGAGGACATTGAGATTCCGGATAAGAATATATACACTTATCTGAAAGCACGCTACTATTATCTTTTGTACGATTACGATCAAGCAATAGAGATTTTGAAGAACTCAAAAATTGACCTTGGTCCATTTGGTAATTTGAGGCGGGAGTTTCTCTTAATGTCATCCGAAGTAGCGCAATCTTCTAAAAGAAACGAATACTATGAAAGAGTAAAACAGATACTTGAAAATCTTGATGAAACAAATCCCGTGCACGTGAGGTTGATTGTTGATATTTACATCTTCATATCTTTTATAGCGCGCTCCAGTTCTTCGAGAGTTATTGAATACCTTAGAAAGGCTGAGAAACTCGCACTGGACTACAATATTGCTCACAAGCTTCCGTCAATTTACAATAATCTTGCACTCGGTGTTACGAATACAACGATTTCGATGGAGTACCTACAGAGGGCTGTAGAAGTCGCAGAAAGAATAGGACTGCCTGCCCGAAGTTACTTGGCAAGGTTAAATATGCTCTCGCATGCCCTTTACGCTGGCAGAATAAAGGATTTCCTAGTTGGTATGGCGGAACTCATGCCAAAACTTGAAATGTTAGGGCTTAGGGATGAAATCATATTTGCTAATACAATTGAGGCCTTCTATCATTCATATAACTTTGAATTGGAAAATGCACTCGAACACCTCGAATCTGTTGGAAAGCGTTTTGGTGTTGATATGTCTGCGGAAGTTTTGTCGGTGTACTTTCTGTCAAGAAATCTTGACAAGGCAAAAGAGCTTATACCGAAGGTTTTAGAAAGTGAGCAATTTGGAGAGGATACCAAAGAGATTGTAAGAGTTATATCTTCCTTGGAAAGTGGTGAATTCCCAGAAAAATGGAAACGCTACAGGGATTCTGGCGGAAAGTATTTCAGGGAAGAGATGGCAGCAGTTCTTGGCGAAGAACTTGCCAAGAGTGTTCCAGATGCTTTTAAGGAAGAACTTGAGTACTTAGAAACCAATTATGTGCTTGACGGTTCTTTATTGTCCCTTGCTATGGTCTACGAAGGATATGGTCATTACTATAAGGTTCTTGGAAATGAGTACAAATCCAGATCTTATTACTCAAAAGCACTAACATTGTATAAAGACATCGGCATGGAAAACGCGGCTAAATCGTTAAGCAAAATTTACAACATTGAATCTGAAGAGTCTGAGAAGAGGGTTTCTTCAAAGCAATTAATTGCACTCTCTTATGATTTGCTTTCAAGCTTAAAAGCCATAGACCCAAAAACAGAACCAGAAAGACTTCTAAATTTCTTCTCAGCAAAGATATTATCAGTTATACCTGCAAGAACTATTTTACTTAAAGTGTACGATAGCGTTTTAGATAAGGCTTTTGAAACAGCCATAGGTGTTTCTGAAGGGGAAAAACCATCAAAGGAAACCTTTAGTACAATTCCCTTGGAAATTTATCTTATTGATAACGTTGATCAAAGTGCATCATACGAACTTTGGTTGTCAAATCCAAAAGCAAGATTTTCAGAAGACTATAAGAAAGAGCTCTTGCCAATTCTTCAACTGCTCGAATACAGCTTCATTGCTGTTATGAAAGGAACGTTAACATGGCTGAGAAGCTTGATCGATCCGCTTACCAAACTGTACACAAGATACCATTTCAGTGAGTTGCTTGAGCATCACTTTAACAAGGCAGTTTCCGAGAACGGAGAACTATGTGTTGTTATGTGCGACATCGACAATTTTAAGAATATAAATGATACGTACGGGCATCTCACTGGTGACGAAGTATTGAAAGAGGTTGCAAGAATATTACGCGATAACGTCCGTTCAACCGATGTTGTTGCCCGATTCGGTGGAGAGGAATTTGTACTCTTGTTCCCTTCGACTGGTAGAGAAGAAGCGCTTATAGTTGTGGAAAGATTGAGAAGGTTAACAAGGGATATAACTAAATTCCCGTTCAAAATCACGCTGAGTTACGGGGTAGCCGTTTATCCACTCTGTAAGGTTAACAATCCAGAGGAATTAATTCAAAAGGCCGACGTAGCCTTGTACCACGCAAAGAATACCGGTAAGGACAAAATCGTTTTGTATTCGGAGGGAATGACGGGTGGATTGCATGCGTAA
- a CDS encoding tetratricopeptide repeat-containing diguanylate cyclase, with protein sequence MILPSEAEISVLFRYSGEKHIAECINEEIRLRELTDEEREKLIEAILRIARFVLLGNIPPFPAFSVFDVFTFAGEFFFKPPVLFKYDFYKTLYHDVLSRENSEIGKYIFIDKEYLKKGQYDKYSTLRILANFIEIFDIANKYATIISRMRDGTIRVDELEKDRLDEKVLFALVSEIEQRCDSSAQEGKKYLEILVDTSSYYRLFKDYVARIDRYLADRGRTLLYIGDDFTNIARQILWKNREKFSTVEFSELIKCLYISCKFDTIITELLKIFRTLSPLVVVVKDTVEPHYLIRRFLEILKHSEIKTVVLAFKSINPDMVVSVPTANITLPVLPFEELKTKLSELKDGEVLIRALGLEFSRDDVLLFSRVTGKDGESILKNLMKEKIVRSDDGEYVVNIDPKLGDLLLGDEKRETSNELKQLHEAMAQEYRKMISPYSHSSFKAAWHYLLAGKEIAAIVEYLRFVRNAMDRYTFSPSVLSDILQRAYSVLEKNGRTDSYAFHRIKLELEYRIGVRLNFTKANLPDKIIYDYLRVLDIFLEERYHDCIEYAEKILKHQNLTKYKFLKLALIKERAHVNYYDKLSDKVISVEEIQKLPILNTKWAELKAEWLWQIGNALSHTNPEKSINYLREALEISREYDLKHLLVRILNSFGISYDGYLLSIVYFKEAIRIAGEIGYVHYNLSPRMNLARELLYFGRFGELLNELKSMEDLSIGYRSPSNTAFLYRLYGMFHSYLRHYEKGWEYINKALLVEKENDLPHSSLRAMILHEMLCGKKENARELIEKYRDDPAIHTRAFEYLVRMIIARDDEEFFRAWSEYVSSPYTLLREEILYLFTDQIFRVDKGKLEEELNKWDSFYTSEMTKLSLLYVLLAKLRYYELIRNELKYNMTKLRLMKLIKQLGIEDDFREFLDEDLEPQVDNILTGYEIIETLEILRSLDQRVNLDEFLRIFSNIIISIFRTQSVFISVTDKRVNLSSTIGFLPQNKQTNIVKLDPLEVGISGSIDEYSEYIIYLAGNFSIKKESEVEEFWNKLTLLDELFSNQLKGIIYRERAMRDSLTGLYNRWRFTQILKEYLEEPQVKLKQKEISVFMADIDDFKKINDNYGHMKGDEVLRNVAKILQEEVEGFGIVARYGGEEFVGVLEAEKNKCLEVCENIRRRLEMASESIFGFRVTLSFGISSSLERSTITEILGLADQRLYKAKEMGKNRVCIE encoded by the coding sequence TACAAAACACTTTATCATGATGTGTTGAGCCGTGAAAACAGCGAAATAGGTAAGTACATATTTATCGACAAGGAATATCTCAAGAAAGGTCAATATGATAAATACTCAACATTACGCATTTTAGCAAATTTTATTGAGATTTTCGATATCGCCAATAAATATGCAACTATAATTTCAAGAATGCGAGATGGAACTATTAGAGTCGATGAATTGGAGAAAGATAGACTGGATGAGAAAGTTTTATTTGCTTTAGTTTCAGAAATTGAGCAACGATGTGATTCGAGTGCACAGGAGGGAAAAAAGTATTTGGAGATACTTGTCGATACAAGTAGTTATTATCGTTTATTCAAAGACTACGTAGCCAGAATTGACCGGTACCTTGCAGATCGTGGAAGGACTCTACTTTACATCGGCGATGATTTTACAAACATTGCACGACAAATCTTATGGAAAAACCGTGAGAAGTTCTCAACTGTGGAGTTTTCAGAACTTATTAAATGTCTGTATATAAGCTGTAAATTCGACACGATAATCACTGAACTTTTAAAGATTTTTAGAACGCTAAGTCCTTTGGTAGTTGTGGTTAAAGATACTGTGGAGCCTCACTACCTGATACGACGATTCTTAGAAATCTTAAAGCATTCTGAAATAAAGACTGTTGTTTTAGCGTTCAAATCAATCAATCCCGACATGGTGGTCAGTGTACCAACTGCAAATATTACATTACCCGTCTTGCCTTTTGAAGAATTAAAGACGAAGCTTTCGGAGCTTAAAGACGGAGAGGTGCTAATAAGGGCTCTCGGATTAGAATTTTCAAGAGATGATGTGTTACTCTTCAGCAGGGTTACGGGTAAGGATGGAGAAAGTATTTTGAAAAACTTAATGAAAGAAAAAATAGTTCGTTCCGACGATGGTGAATACGTTGTTAACATCGATCCTAAGCTAGGTGACCTGTTATTAGGTGATGAAAAAAGGGAAACAAGCAACGAGTTAAAACAGCTGCACGAAGCAATGGCACAGGAATACAGAAAAATGATAAGTCCCTATAGTCATTCCTCTTTCAAGGCAGCTTGGCACTATCTTTTGGCAGGTAAAGAAATCGCAGCTATTGTGGAATATTTGAGATTTGTTCGAAATGCTATGGATAGATATACTTTTTCACCTTCAGTACTTTCCGATATATTGCAAAGAGCGTATTCAGTTCTTGAAAAAAATGGCAGAACTGATTCTTATGCATTCCATAGGATTAAACTGGAGCTTGAGTACCGCATAGGCGTACGGTTAAATTTCACGAAGGCAAACTTACCAGACAAAATAATTTACGATTACTTAAGAGTACTTGATATCTTTCTTGAAGAAAGATACCATGATTGTATTGAATACGCAGAAAAGATTCTCAAACACCAAAATCTAACAAAGTACAAATTTTTAAAACTTGCTTTAATCAAAGAGAGGGCACACGTTAACTATTACGATAAACTCTCAGACAAGGTAATAAGTGTCGAAGAAATCCAAAAACTGCCTATCTTGAACACAAAGTGGGCTGAATTAAAGGCAGAGTGGTTGTGGCAAATAGGAAACGCTCTAAGTCACACTAATCCTGAAAAGTCAATAAATTACCTGAGGGAAGCCTTGGAAATTTCCAGAGAATACGATTTGAAACATCTTCTTGTGAGAATCCTTAACTCTTTTGGGATATCGTACGACGGTTATTTACTTTCGATTGTTTATTTCAAGGAAGCAATTAGAATCGCCGGAGAGATTGGCTACGTACACTACAATTTATCTCCAAGGATGAACTTGGCTCGTGAACTTTTGTATTTCGGAAGGTTTGGAGAATTACTTAACGAACTCAAGTCGATGGAAGACCTTTCAATTGGATATAGGTCACCTTCTAATACGGCTTTTTTGTATAGACTGTACGGTATGTTTCATTCATATTTGCGCCATTATGAAAAAGGTTGGGAGTACATTAATAAAGCCCTTTTGGTAGAAAAGGAAAATGACTTACCGCACTCTTCTCTTAGGGCTATGATTCTTCACGAAATGCTTTGCGGAAAGAAAGAGAATGCTAGGGAATTGATAGAAAAATATCGGGATGATCCTGCAATCCATACACGAGCGTTTGAATACCTTGTGCGTATGATTATTGCCAGAGACGATGAAGAATTCTTTAGAGCTTGGTCAGAGTATGTAAGCTCTCCATACACACTTCTAAGGGAAGAGATACTTTACTTGTTCACTGACCAAATTTTCAGAGTTGATAAAGGTAAGTTAGAGGAGGAATTAAATAAATGGGATAGTTTTTACACTTCAGAGATGACAAAGCTTTCGCTCCTGTATGTGTTGTTGGCAAAATTAAGATATTACGAGTTGATCCGCAATGAATTAAAATATAATATGACAAAGTTGCGATTGATGAAACTCATAAAACAGTTAGGAATAGAGGATGATTTTAGAGAATTTTTGGACGAAGATTTAGAACCACAGGTGGACAATATACTTACAGGTTACGAGATAATTGAAACGTTGGAGATTCTAAGATCTTTGGATCAGAGAGTCAATTTGGATGAGTTTCTAAGGATTTTCTCAAATATTATCATCAGTATCTTCCGAACACAATCTGTTTTCATTTCAGTGACTGATAAAAGAGTTAATCTTTCATCAACTATTGGCTTCTTACCACAAAACAAACAGACAAATATTGTTAAACTTGATCCGCTTGAGGTTGGCATTTCTGGTAGTATAGACGAATACAGCGAATACATAATTTATTTAGCGGGTAATTTTTCTATTAAAAAAGAATCAGAAGTTGAAGAATTTTGGAACAAATTGACGTTGTTGGATGAACTCTTTTCAAATCAACTCAAAGGAATAATATATAGAGAAAGAGCAATGAGAGATTCTCTAACAGGGCTGTACAATAGATGGAGGTTTACCCAGATCTTAAAAGAATACTTGGAAGAACCACAAGTTAAACTCAAGCAGAAAGAAATCAGTGTGTTCATGGCTGACATAGATGACTTTAAGAAGATCAACGACAATTACGGTCATATGAAAGGAGACGAAGTATTGAGAAATGTTGCAAAGATTTTACAAGAAGAGGTGGAAGGTTTTGGAATTGTAGCTAGATACGGTGGAGAGGAATTTGTTGGGGTGTTGGAAGCGGAAAAGAACAAGTGTTTGGAGGTTTGCGAAAATATCCGGCGCAGGTTGGAAATGGCTTCCGAAAGTATCTTTGGTTTTAGGGTTACTCTCAGCTTTGGTATTTCTTCCTCTCTGGAAAGGTCAACCATTACCGAAATCTTGGGTCTTGCCGATCAGAGATTGTACAAAGCCAAGGAAATGGGAAAGAACAGAGTTTGCATCGAATGA
- the murB gene encoding UDP-N-acetylmuramate dehydrogenase, with protein MRKGDEKQIRGFKKRMIEKLWDLGCDLFFNENLSHHVSFRLGGIVPLFVIPNSTEGFLGAIKLLKECEIPFRVVGKGTNIIPTDDEKDFAVISTERIDFVEVRDEFVNVSAGMSFKSLCLFALEHSLSGLENAFGLPGSVGGAIYMNAGCYGWEMAQNVVSIQAFDGSRVVTINSSEARFGYRDSIFKHERSLIIISAVLKLSKGDREKIHNLMLDTMKKRYEKQPLEYPSAGSVFKRPRPDFYVGTAIESLGLKGYQIGGAQVSEKHAGFIINKGNATASDVLKLIEFIKGKVKEHYGVDLETEVEIW; from the coding sequence ATGCGTAAAGGTGACGAAAAACAAATTCGAGGTTTTAAAAAGAGGATGATAGAGAAGCTTTGGGATTTAGGTTGCGACCTGTTTTTCAATGAAAACCTTTCTCATCACGTTAGTTTTAGACTCGGTGGAATTGTTCCACTATTTGTAATTCCAAACTCGACAGAAGGATTCTTAGGAGCAATAAAGCTCCTCAAAGAATGCGAAATTCCATTTAGAGTTGTTGGTAAAGGTACGAATATAATCCCAACCGATGATGAAAAGGATTTTGCCGTTATTTCTACAGAAAGGATAGATTTTGTTGAAGTTCGTGATGAGTTTGTAAACGTATCTGCTGGAATGTCGTTCAAGAGTTTGTGTTTATTTGCGCTTGAGCATTCGCTTTCAGGTTTGGAAAACGCCTTTGGGTTGCCAGGTAGTGTCGGCGGGGCAATTTACATGAATGCAGGTTGTTATGGTTGGGAAATGGCACAGAATGTTGTGAGTATCCAAGCATTTGACGGAAGTAGAGTTGTTACTATAAATTCATCGGAAGCAAGATTTGGTTACAGAGACAGTATATTTAAGCACGAAAGATCGCTTATAATAATTTCGGCTGTCCTAAAGTTATCCAAGGGGGACAGAGAGAAAATACACAATCTTATGCTTGATACAATGAAGAAGAGATACGAAAAGCAACCATTAGAGTATCCAAGCGCAGGTAGTGTTTTTAAAAGACCAAGACCGGACTTCTATGTTGGTACGGCTATTGAATCGTTAGGATTAAAAGGTTATCAAATTGGTGGGGCTCAAGTTTCTGAAAAGCACGCAGGATTTATAATTAATAAAGGGAACGCAACTGCTTCCGATGTTCTAAAGTTGATTGAGTTTATCAAAGGCAAAGTCAAGGAGCACTATGGCGTTGATTTGGAAACGGAAGTTGAAATCTGGTAG